In Plasmodium brasilianum strain Bolivian I chromosome 12, whole genome shotgun sequence, the genomic window CATTCATCTTGTTAATTCTACTGTGTGTAAAACTTAACAAtttgcaaaaattaaaagaacaaagaaaacaaacaggtaaatgcatatacataagtaGATTTACAAATACGCAGCGTATTACGTatgcaattttttataaaatttaaagcaCAAggaaatgcaaaaaaaaaaaatgtaacagAGAATATCATTACACGTGTGCGACGCACACATGCaactttttaattaattttaatttgctacatgcatatgaaaaaataaaaaaaataaataaaacgtaAACATGAACGCAAACATAAACGTGAACGTAAACGGATTCGATATTATTTTGTGCacattttttagaaaaaaaaaaaaaaaaattttccctTTCCCGTTTATGCACCTTGCATAAAAGGATAcgtaaataaaacataatattgaTCATTTTCCTACATTTTGTAACCAGAATAAACGGCACTAGTTCGAACTATTTCTACACTTTCTCCTCATCGAAACTATAAGTCTTCCTGAGTAATTAGTAAAGGTCTGAAAGTCGTATGACATTAAGTAAAAATCATCATGCTTTAATAGTGCTATATCTTCTTCTATCGTATTCTTTTGTACAGGTAGTAAAAAAACTAACATTCCATCATCAACAAGTGTGGAGGAAgcaatatttaataaatcttTGACAGCTGACTTACAGCTATAAGAAACCATTTTTGTATTCATTATGTTCTTAACTTTTTTAGGCTCCCCGGTGTCATACATACTTGTAAGCCCATTCTTCTGAGTGCATTTGATGTTATCATTGTTCAGACtctcatcattattattaccatcgTCATCAGCATAAGCATTAGTATCGTCATTAACACCATCATCAATATCCTTACCAGTACCCTTAGCAGCAATGTCAACATCACTACGAATGCATCCATTTacactattactattatcacTAGATAcaacttttcttttattttccatcCTTCCTGAGGTATTCATACATATTCGTACAGGTGCTCTAACTCCATATGGAGGGTCAGAAACAATTGCGTCTACCCATGCCTTGTGAAATGTATTCCAAATAGGTTTCGAATTGTCTGATACTAAAATATCAGGAAGATTCAAAttataatgatgaaaattttcaaatatacttttattcttttttttatgttgaaCATGAGGATTTAAATATGCCAATTTATAACCTTTTAATAATCTTATATCAATATCATTACCTATACATATAGCATTAAAGGTAGACGACGTGACTAATAGCCCCCCGGAACCTACAAATGGGTCTAATACAATATcaccttttttaatttttgctaTATTACACATTATAAAAGCTAGTTCATTGTCTGTAGTTGTCGGTCCTAACACGGGTCTTCTATTTAATGCGTAATGCACCCACCATACCATTCTTGGACGAACAGTagtattattactattgctagCGTCCTTACTGGTACTACTGAAATTTTTAACACTGATATTGGCATCGTCCTTACTATTACAGTTACTACTACCGTTGCTTCCACCGgtactgctattattaccATCAGTATTACTACTTACATTATTAACATCTCCtttgttataatttaacGAATAGTTGTATTTCCTTGTAGCTATaaattttccaaaatatacttttttcaaTGTTCCTGAATTACAGTCATTATAATCTTCAATGAGACCAAGTTGAATATCAGGATTTATCAAATCGACATTTGGAAAATTGTCAAGAATACTTTTAAAGTAATTCatcttttttactttttcttcttgatttataattcttctaaaagaattaaaataaaaacaccatttttta contains:
- a CDS encoding tRNA guanosine-2'-O-methyltransferase, with translation MSYLIWFSRHKKYDECKIAELKSLLQIYGYNEENEPLFNENKSKFKGEVYIKVDIAEEQLWKNILSRSILIKGVLHIWSEGCSYDELLNDLTNKKHLFEKNLYNNKKWCFYFNSFRRIINQEEKVKKMNYFKSILDNFPNVDLINPDIQLGLIEDYNDCNSGTLKKVYFGKFIATRKYNYSLNYNKGDVNNVSSNTDGNNSSTGGSNGSSNCNSKDDANISVKNFSSTSKDASNSNNTTVRPRMVWWVHYALNRRPVLGPTTTDNELAFIMCNIAKIKKGDIVLDPFVGSGGLLVTSSTFNAICIGNDIDIRLLKGYKLAYLNPHVQHKKKNKSIFENFHHYNLNLPDILVSDNSKPIWNTFHKAWVDAIVSDPPYGVRAPVRICMNTSGRMENKRKVVSSDNSNSVNGCIRSDVDIAAKGTGKDIDDGVNDDTNAYADDDGNNNDESLNNDNIKCTQKNGLTSMYDTGEPKKVKNIMNTKMVSYSCKSAVKDLLNIASSTLVDDGMLVFLLPVQKNTIEEDIALLKHDDFYLMSYDFQTFTNYSGRLIVSMRRKCRNSSN